Proteins encoded within one genomic window of Pongo pygmaeus isolate AG05252 chromosome 18, NHGRI_mPonPyg2-v2.0_pri, whole genome shotgun sequence:
- the LOC129015285 gene encoding ubiquitin carboxyl-terminal hydrolase 31-like isoform X6 has protein sequence MSKVTAPGSGPPAAASGKEKRSFSKRLFPSRRASGGGAGDSGASGPAAPSSPSSARSVGSFMSRVLKTLSTLSDFSSESAAPDLGGLCSCFPPGPAAAVPAAARLSRAAKPVPGVAGLRNHCNTCFMNAMLQCLSNTELFAECLALGQYPAGRPEPSPHPEQPTGRGAQGQGEVTEQLAHLVRALWTLEYTSQHSRDFKVSPRAAAPRLHPEPLGHLPAQVFLPSVPLGLAGFCIGCSEWSGQSTSDCKEIHSFIHLFTHSLTQHVFIESLLHTCPYSVIIGNGSDVAMNKTVRLHGTCIFVGWEC, from the coding sequence ATGTCCAAGGTAACGGCGCCCGGGTCCGGGCCGCCGGCGGCGGCGAGCGGgaaggagaagcgctccttcagcAAGCGGCTGTTTCCGAGCCGCCGCGCTAGCGGCGGCGGCGCGGGGGACTCCGGGGCGTCCGGGCCGGCCGCGCCCTCCTCGCCCTCTTCTGCACGCTCGGTGGGCAGCTTCATGAGCCGCGTTCTCAAGACGCTGTCCACGCTCTCGGACTTTAGCTCTGAGAGCGCCGCCCCGGACCTCGGCGGCCTCTGCAGCTGCTTCCCGCCGGGGCCGGCCGCCGCCGTGCCCGCCGCCGCCCGCCTGTCCCGCGCCGCCAAGCCGGTGCCCGGCGTGGCGGGGCTCCGCAACCACTGCAACACGTGCTTCATGAACGCCATGCTGCAGTGCCTCAGCAACACCGAGCTCTTCGCGGAGTGCCTGGCGCTGGGCCAGTACCCGGCGGGGCGGCCTGAGCCCTCGCCTCACCCCGAGCAGCCTACGGGCCGCGGCGCGCAGGGCCAGGGCGAGGTCACTGAGCAGCTGGCGCACCTGGTGCGGGCCCTCTGGACCCTGGAGTACACCTCGCAGCACAGCCGCGACTTCAAGGTGAGCCCGCGCGCCGCCGCGCCCCGACTGCACCCGGAGCCCCTGGGGCACCTGCCCGCCCAGGTCTTCCTTCCCTCGGTTCCTCTTGGCCTGGCAGGCTTCTGCATTGGTTGCTCCGAGTGGTCTGGGCAATCGACCAGTGATTGTAaggagattcattcattcattcatttattcactcactcactcactcaacatgtatttattgagagcttactaCATACATGCCCATACTCTGTGATAATAGGCAATGGGAGTGACGTTGCAATGAACAAGACTGTCCGCCTTCATGGAACTTGCATTTTTGTGGGGTGGGAGTGTTGa